GAGgaaaaattaaagaatgaaaaccgaatggtttaagagtcctAATGAAAAATCAgttgtcatcgcggcatatgccgcgaatagCAGTGGTAGATGGCGTATGTCATTGTGGATATATGCCgtgtatagcgttgaaagggttaaaatttaaacttgaaaatcttctgttgcaattacttcaaggttagggtcaaatttatgctagattgactggactattgaCAGTTGTTATGCCCCTATCGTAGCGGACGGGGCATTATATTTTATCCTTGTCTGTACATCTGTATGTCCCAAAATTAGTTTCAACTGATGAACTTttgtttacctcaaccaaatatCACGAAATTTATTCACAttgctttttaccacaaaaaaaaCTGGTCGGATATGAAATTTGTTGGCATCACTTTTACCATCTAGAGTTACGCccctaaaacaaataaaaacattgctGAACTTTTCGTTTtctttctctaacttaagtttgcctcaactaaatgtgttgaaatgtttattaccacaaaacttggatcaagttcaaatttgggtagcgtcactttaACAGTTCTTCAGTTATGACCCTTTATTACGTGAAATGATAGCGGGTGCATCATCTGTGTCGtatggacacattccctatttattttCCAAATATATCCCTTTGTTGACAGTTAATGAATGTGTGTTTTTAATTAACATAATTTGTATTTACAGGCTGATTTACTGTGTATGACAGATGGATGTGATGCTTCCTACCCTATGAGTAAGTTACATTAATTATTAGAATATAGTATTTGATATATAACTCAACAATAGCTAGTTTACATTTGTATTCGACTTTTTTGAATCATCAATCTTTCTCTTTTTTCGTATTTCTCATACTCACCGGCTGACTGACTTCATGGTAAAGTCAAATCGCTATCAGAATCGTAAAAAAGGGAGACAACTTGAATTTTACAAGTTTCACAGGTAACAAAAATGGCAGCTACaaggaaaatcaaaaaaggacgtttaaatgaaataaaatacaacGGCAAGTTTGAGCATCTTTGGATTTAACATTAAAAACTATTAAAGAGAGAAACAGAGCGTCTGTTTGAGTTATCATTTTATGATGATTTTCATCCTTAATAAATCACTCAgctgatttgttttctttttcttttctttttaatttattacgAGACGATCAATTTTACTATTCAGTAGGTCAAGGGTGGGAATGAACGGAAGATTTTTAACATtctttcatcaaaaattgaaatttaaaaggTAGAAAGACAGCTAATGACTAAGTTGACTGCAAATGTACAACAAATGGCCAGCTTAATTCATAATTGTGACCAATTTGTTAATTTGGGCTCATAAATAAGGGAgaaatcttttataacaaaatgataaaaatgagcTCTTAATTATCAACTGATTAAAATGTGattgataaatatttgtataaGTATATATAGGCTTATATTCTGTCAGTAGATTCTCAACTTACAGCTGACACGATGTCCTGGGcagtcaaaattattttaaattatgatgtaATGATACTCATAAAATTGCCCAGTCATTAAAAAGTCATTACATAAACTGGGAGTCATATTTTTCTTACTTAAACAGATGCACATGGTATTAATGCATGATAATATTACTAGGTAAACAACAGACTTAATTTCAAGTTGACAGCATAAAAGGTTGAATGAATAAATAACCACTAAATTGTCTAAAcctttttattaagaatttccaattcatacatttaatatattataatCCTATAAAACACAGTCATGTATAAATAAccaattttattttgcatttatttcTAAATGCACTAGAATGGTATATTTTGACAAGGATATTCAAATGGCTATTTGTAATTCTTCTCatattaaaaagatcatataggattaaatgcttttttaaaggaatttattggtgtataaacacGATTAATTCACTCACAATCACTTTAaggatatgtttgtgagtgacttggtccagtttatacgcCAATAAATTCCTTCAAAATGGCTTTTAAttcttataattctttaaaataaggGATAAGGAATTTAATTTCCCCGCTCCAAACCTTTATCACAGGTAAATTGTTGAATTGGCCTGGTGCATGAATTTATTTTCTGGTTATGGCAACAAAAAATGTACTGTATCAGTATGAAAATagcaatctgataaaaaaaaaaaaaatcaaaaatgtcttATAATCATTCGAATGAATTTATTTGTTAACATTTTAACGATGAAcacacagaattttttttatttcaaagttgCTGTCATCTCGTCCACAATGGTTACAAAAAGTAGTTCTGTCAATGTCGTCTAtcgaaaaacaaatgtcaagaacCACTACTGGAAGACCTCTCAACCAATTATATCAACATGatccctaatatgcaaatcatataagaattattttgAAATAGACCTTCTGTTTTAATGATAATTCCGCCATAGACAAAATATATGGTGTCAGATTGCAGGTAAATATTGAACCAAtgaatatatttctctaattcttactcGCTTTATTCCTTTCATGACCTTATTGTATATATGTAGGTCAATTACAGAAAGCTCTGTCCAGTAACATTCTGTCAAAGTATGAAGATAGAGTCCAGGAAGAAAATATCAACTTGGCAGATTTAACAGATCTAGTCAGGTAACTTAGAAAATATCAACTTGGCAGATTTAGCATATCTAGTCTGGTAACATAGAAAATATCAACTTAGCAGATTTAACAGATCTAGTCATGTAACATAGAAAATATCAACTTGGCAGATTTAACAGATCTAGTCAGGTAACATAGAAAATATCAACTTGGCAGATTTAGCAGATCTAGTCAGGTAACATAGAAAATATCAACTTGGCAGATTTAACAGATCTAGTCAGGTAACATAGAAAATATCAACTTGGCAGATTTAACAGATCTTGTCAGGTAACATAGAAAATATCAACTTGACAGATTTAACAGATCTAGTCAGGTAACATAGAAAATATCAACTTGGCAGATTTAACAGATCTAGTCAGGTAACATAGAAAATATCAACTTGACAGATTTAACAGATCTTGTCAGGTAACATAGAAAATATCAACTTGGCAGATTTAACAGATCTAGTCAGGTACCATAGAAAATATCAACTTAGCAGATTTAACAGATCTAGTCAGGTAacacagggatctccatggatgaaaattgaaccatggaggaactttcaccattacaaaccttgtctacgctgtacagtgtagcgcgatcggaagtattttatccctccatacaaggaatggtgaaaatgctaattcattgcttatttaaattatatttatttgaattttcattatagaattagaagtatcaatattttcatttattgccgtttttaaccattcaaatgccaagtcatCATGGCcccccccttagtcgagaatgaccaaaagctgtcatgaaggtccccatgcagatttcttttatttttggtaattgttatgggggttaaaaatcatctaatgtggagcttatttttcgtggacactgtcaaattcagagcccattaccggtatggctgatttgcagcaacaacaaaacaattcgtacgggttatgtaaaaggttaaagagatttgtaaagcaaacgtcgacaaatgaaaaggtttttaatgactatcTGGAAAAATTGATGCtctgcaacatgcatctttcgagtctgaggtaatagaaaccggaaacgcggatgtatcaatttgattgtaatatacgaaatgaattcggaatttagatacgatatttctttacaggaaatatttaagtttttacttttaaacttttaaagtaattctaaattatcgttacagcagtactcgattTATTtacgatgaaataatatttactgttttgcgtcttattttgtacttcttaaaaaagggggatgctgattgcgtaagtcaaaataaagcacgtgttcgacttgttaaactgttttctttgtaactggattaatttattaatttatttatttaatctaaatgatcataatcatttgctgaaacttagttgattacttcgacaaatggatcgtctatcctcagatagtattctcctgtttggtttgttgatctacctgtacaagctcaggtacaagtaattagcgatcttaatccggaaatccctcaggcgttagaactgtattggattataacataaaaagcctaagggttatcaattacatgcatttgattataattgataaaaaaaatggcgtcgggctacaaataacgatgaagttttgaacgatggcggaagacaatttaacgatggcgcaagacaatttaacgatggcgcgagtcatttgacaatggcgcaagacatttgaacgatggcggggctccatcgttaaacaggccatggagatccctggtaACATAGAAAATATCAACTTGGCAGATTTAACAGATCTAGTCAGGTAACATAGAAAATATCAACTTGACAGATTTAACATAGAACATATCAACTTGGCAGATTTAACAGATCTAGTCAGGTAACATAGAACATATCAACTTGGCAGATTCAACAGATCTAGTCAGGTAACATAGAAAATATCAACTTGGCAGATTCAACAGATCTAGTCAGGTAACATAGAAAATATCAACTTGGCAGATTTAACAGATCTTGTCAGGTAACATAGAAAATATCAACTTGGCAGATTTAACAGATCTTGTCAGGTAACATAGAAAATATCAACTTGGCAGATTTAACAGATCTAGTCAGGTAACATAGAAAATATCAACTTGGCAGATTTAACAGATCTAGTCAGGTAACATAGAAAATATCAACTTGGCAGATTTAGCAGATCTAGTCAGGTGACATAGAAAATATCAACTTGGCAGATTTAACAGATCTAGTCAGGTGACATAGAAAATATCAACTTGACAGATTTAGCAGATCTAGTCAGGTGACATAGAAAATATCAACTTGGCAGATTTAACAGATCTAGTCAGGTAACATAGAAAATATCAACTTAGCAGATTTAACAGATCTAGTCAGGTAACATAGAAAATATCAACTTGGCAGATTTAACAGATCTAGTCAGGTAACATAGAAAATATCAACTTGGCAGATTTAACAGATCTAGTCAGGTAACATAGAAAATATCAACTTGGCAGATTTAGCAGATCTAGTCAGGTAACATAGAAAATATCAACTTGGCAGATTTAGCAGAACTAGTCAGGTAACATAGAAAATATCAACTTGGCAGATTTAACAGATCTAGTCAGGTAACATAGAAAATATCAACTTGGCAGATTTAACAGATCTAGTCAGGTAACATAGAAAATATCAACTTGGCAGATTTAACAGATCTAGTCAGGTAACATAGAAAATATCAACTTGGCAGATTTAGCAGATCTAGTCAGGTAACATAGAAAATATCAACTTGGCAGATTTAGCAGATCTAGTCAGGTAACATAGAAAATATCAACTTAGCAGATTTAACAGATCTAGTCAGGTAACATAGAAAATATCAACTTGGCAGATTTAACAGATCTAGTCAGGTAACATAGAAAATATCAACTTAGCAGATTTAACAGATCTAGTCAGGTAACATAGAAAATATCAACTTGGCAGATTTAACAGATCTAGTCAGGTAACATAGAAAATATCAACTTGGCAGATTTAGCAAATCTAGTCAGGTAACATAGAAAATATCAAGTTTAGTGAGGTAACATACAAAATTCTTGATTCTGATTGGTCAAGGGTCTTTATTTCTTCTCAGAATCTTCAAATCTTTTCAAAGTGTTTAGAattgatgattttgaaaaaaataaataattttgttctttaaacTGGGTGGCTACAGTCACGACAGTGGCAGATCAGTTTCTGTTCTTCTACTACTTCTTCTACCGGATAATGGCCACAAGcaacaaattaaataatttgcCATAAGTTTGATGCGCATACGGACGACTCCCCCCAACCccacagggccgtaactacattgaggcaaatgaggcaaatgcctcatgttagaaattaaaaaaatgaagaaaaaaaaactgaaacaaaagattgtcttaatatcaaattgttttcacggaaagtgtctagcacgaagcaagttctcttcactctctggtgtcgcccctgcatgtttttcgtgatccatgtttctattttacttttagttttcaaagttgatggtctattgtttgtacttctgtgtcccgtgtttgtcttttgttcatttattgtcctactttatgactagtCTGAgagttgattttcatttgtaaacgtgtggttttgcaatgttgcatgcccattgatgtccagatattgtgcgagagaatattttaagaataaaCGATGCTACAAGACACAGAAAAAATGGTTGTTTCTgaatggagaattgaacttgatatcaaagaatacaaaactggctttttttgtagataaaactagatagctgacatgggttgaattaaagtaaggtcaccaatttcccgatatcaaataattaaaaaaaaaacaataatgtattgccatatgaccttgaacattgaagggttaaacttgcattaagtcatgttcagaccctttaacagaaaataaaggaatttcGAGTAAATGTTCACGAAACCTATcacacacaaagtcaatgcatagaaaaaatactaaTGACCAATGGTCAAAGTTGCTGGAGTgtttttcaacaataaaagaatcattaataccaagatggtccctagtgtcaacttaagcagtactagtacttaaaatataatactgcaatgtcactatatttaaatctagtcataaaaaaaatcaccaaagtctaagcacaatacaagacgAGAACAGACAGTCGACAtacagatccggtattaatgattatgagaattacgatttttgctttattctacatatcggtcttttaatgttgtccataAGAcgtaaaagtcttaaattataatgaatctttgtttttgccatttgagaCCAGAATTTTGCGGAGAAAAAATAGCTAAAActtaattgcgtttcaatgtcaGAAAGCGTCctggaaacgctcagaatgcacgattttgcgttatttttctcagagcttctgggggccttgagccttgagcggcccccagaccccttgCCAAAAAAAATTCGCCTCGCTCCGTTGGTGAAAATATTTTGCCTCACGATtagaagaggctagttacggccctgcccCATATTGTTAGAATTTATTCCAGCTTTGTCAGAGAGGCTTTAAAAGCCTTTACTGACGATGCTGATACATCACCAGGAGGGAGAGTGTTCCAATCTTTTATGGTTCATGGAAAGAAGGCATAATTCCAGTAATAATTTCGAAGCTTCTTTCATGCATTTTACTTGACAGTTGTTTAGGGGCATCAGATGACCTTCCTTTGTCACTGCAActttctcatttcaaaacaattttgaaaagcaTTGTGAGTCTTACATCTTTTTGCCTTTGTTCTAGAGATCTCCATTCTAAGCGTTTTAGTATTTTACTTACACTTGTTACAGTCAGAAATCACCTTttaattgtagccaacaaaagacacatatCAATAATCAGatttaacaagatttattaatcaaaagtttacaagaattattacacaaatattactgtcaactcaACTGTCaaaatccaatcttttatctttatctgtatccggaaaatTTCTCAGGAATACAATCAGAATATTACGtccactactaaggtcacaatctaGTATGATGATgtacaatgtaaaataaaagtgtcaatccaaatgctgtgaatactaatgtctattgATGTCTATGTCTTAGCCTGAAAGTTTAACCTTAGTGTCTGTATATAATATAGTTGTCACGGAAATCTCTAGAACACGCTAGGAATAGAATGCCCTAGAAAACTAGAACAGAAGATTCTAGAAACTTGTAGAAGTTTgaataacgcatcttttattaggatcattctgaaATCATTATGCATGTTATGTAAGTTAAATGGAAAGTTCCAATAATTCTGTAAgtatctgtgattgttccagtgatttctaaactgcacagttataagattattctgtaaacaactatcaggccacacaaacacaaataaggccaacataaataaatataataattacaatatcataacacactCAATTTTACAAGAATATTATTATCAAAGTCTTACTTTGAAACCTATTTTTCTTTTACAGATGTCCAAGTTGTGATTTTGCTGCCCTTATGGACCCTGAAGATAAAGTATTTAAATGTCATAACCATACATGTTTGAAGGTCAGTTTATAATGTCAGTATAATTCATGCCTCAAAGTCTGTAATGTGGCACCAATGCATGCCCCAAGGTCATTTATATGTCATACCAATGCGAGTTTCAAGGTCATTATACCCCGCTATAAAAAGGTGGGGGTTAACTGTTTTACCTTTGTCAGTCCGTCAATccatcccatgaatatttttgttgtatctttctcAGGAACCACATCATAAGGGTTTCTGAAATTAagtttcaggatttatattatAAGTCAGCTTTCATCACTCAGCAATTTCCTGTTTACCTAACactatatatttttacactattagaATTATCCAGTTgcagcgggggtatcatcagtgagcagtagctcacagtttcacttctTTATAATGTCATAACAATTTATACTTGTAGGTCATTTATAGTGTTGTAACAAGGTCATCCCAATTTTCCTATTCAAAGTCACTTAAAAGTCGTAACAATCGTGCTTGAAATTAACAATTTAGAAAGGAAAGGAGCTTGATTCAGCCATATCTTTTCATACATAGACCTTTTGGTTTTAGTATTTCTTCTGTCATACCTCCCCTAATAGGTGAGCTAAATGTCAAGGTCAAATTACCATTTACAGATAGAAAAACATGTATGAATCAAATGTGTCGGGTGTGATTTTCAGAAAACAGGACAAGGGGGATTCCTCCTTCACTATAAACTGCCACTTCAGAAAGCTAATTAAAGATGTTCCTCAAGACCAACAGGGATTCAATTAGCTGTGGTCCAAGATCCTTGACCTTCCACTATTGCAATCCCAACTTGTTTTGGTTGCTAGCTACGCCTGACGGACCTTTGatttgaaagaagaagaaaaaaaatgccaACCTTTTTTCACCATCAGTATGATCATTTCAAGGCCATATATTACTATTGACATTGGCTGCCAAAGAGGTCAAATTCATTCGTCAGGatcaattttggcctcaaatttcaagttcatctgatgAATGAATTTGacctctttttaaacacttaagtgtctatttcatttgaatcaattagtttatgtgaaagattttaactgatttagtcattgaaaacgatccgattcaagctcaaatatgaaaaatctaccaaatatgtcgaaaaatgtcactttttagatagtttttgtcaaaaatgaaagtggctgcatccgtgttcatccaaaatctttatatatgttatgtattatcataaaatacaacttacatttcaatattaatgatgaacacgaatgcggccactttcgttttacacgaaaaccgtctaaaatttagctaaaatgatagaattgtgaagatttcagtaatttagcgtgacttaatggtgctagtactcgatatatgtgcattgtattgccaaaaacaaccaatatttatgtagcagaagcattctactgtccaatatatatttaaaaggttacattttaacaatattgtaaaactgctatattttggggccaaaaaggggtcttaccggacctactcctttacttttaatatttagtactatttctttactttagaaTTATTGTAATTTTTAGGTACCTGTACTTGACAGTATTTGGTTTGTACTTCAAAAATTggtacaaaataataataacaacaacgatcacagtattccatgtttgaacgtcattattttaaaagatttaaaagagaaaaactttcaaaatgctgaaaatgtaaccatGCAACCAAAAATATGtggtacttaaatttcaagtacaaaccaagtactgtaaaatacaggtacctaaatattacaataattttaaagtagcaaaatagtactgaatattaaaatttccagtactacagatttatGGTACATAAAATATAGTACCtgtgcaaaagtagctgtgtatggGATTTacatgtttctggtaaaatcattttttgtgtcCCTCACACATTTTCTCAAAATGTTtgctaaaaagactgacttgattagtaacaaaatttgaaaaatcaattaCTTAAAAACTactcattgtaaatacacaatattttttcacaaagtgaagtttgattataaaaaaattaaattcattgatattttccactttaattacatatttcatgtattttggAAATTATTCCAGAATAAGATTTAATTGAGACTCAAACCTCAGAAGAATACATCccatatataaattaaaatataagaatataagGATTTGTGACATGAACATGAATTAGACAGTAAATCAACAACacaataaaaactaacaaaaacatCTATACACTGGTCTACATTTTCCTCCCACATTCAAACCAAATATCTCTAGTTAGGAATACATGTATAAGCAGGcctgtagccaggaatttccaagggggggttTGTTGGACTcgtgaactcgactttaacagtcataatttgaacaaaacgttgactttaactGTGCTTATTCgatttcaagggggggggggggggggggtatggctACGGGTATGATAAGGTAATGTGATGTGAATGTTAATAGACAGTAACCAAACAACAACATCACACTTTAACATATGTACACCTGCCTTTTTTTCTTTGACATTCAAAATTCACACCAAATGTCACAACTTGTATTATGTATATTTgcatattactttttaaaattttcaaacccAGGTACACAAATATAAATATCATAAGATTACTTAATGTGCATTTTATCTATAGGTTAAGTTAAATTTTGTCAAGTAGTTACTGTAGCGATCACAAATAAAACCTGAAGACTcattatgtttaaaacaaatacaataaggATTCTTCAGTCCATCCTCTTTACCAATCAGTACTTTACTCTCCTGTCCATCTTTTGATATCACTACTACTCTATTAGTTATATTGTCTACTACAATAATGTAACCATAAGTATCTGTACAAAGTCCTTCTGGTCCTGTTAAATCCTGTGTATATTTCCACATCTGTTTACCTGATCCATCATAACAGTATACTGCTCCACCATTAAAGTCACTATAGATAACTCTGTCATTACAGTAAACAAGGTTAGACAGTAGTGATTTACTGTCAACCTGTATTGACTTCAGTGTATTTCCTTCCAAGTCTATAATACGGATTTCATCATTACTCAAACCTACAGCCATAGAATTATTGAAGAATGATAAACCATAGCATCTTTTGTCTAATGTGATAACTTTGGTAACTTTTTCATTCTCCATATTGAAGATCTTAATGACTCTCTCACCAGGATAAGTTATGGCTATAGTGTTCTGATTGATCTGTGTAATACTCTTGGCTCCACCAGGTATACATAACTGTTTCTGTAGTTTACCATCAGAAGTAAGTAGATTAACTTTACCCAAGTCTTCCACTACTATAACTCTTCCATCCATCAGACAAATCATGTCACTTATCACCTTCTTTATGTTGATCTCTATCTCTGTCTCTATATTCATGGTCATGCTGTTTATGTTGGATTGTTCGTGTAATTCTACTTGTGGTTTTGTTCCCACACTTATTTCTATTTTCATGGCTACTTCTGTCTTTATAACAATGACTTCTCCTAGGGATTCTAATGATTCTAACTTGCTCAGTATCTTTTCTATTTCATCATTTTGCTTCATTTTGATGTCAACTTCTTTGGTCCTCTCATCATTTTCCAGATCTTCAACATATCTTTGACATTGATGGACTTGTTGATCAATCTGATGTACACCAAGAAATGATTGTAGTTTAGAAGTATGTGTTGTGACAGTTTGTAAATGTTCTTTCATTTCCTTCAAGTTTTTCTTTTTCGCTTCAATTTCAGAAATGAAATCAGTTGCAGTTGATTTTTCCTGATTCCAAATGGTATCTGTTTCTTGGCATAACTTCTTCTCCAGGTGatctaaatgtttatttatttcctGTCTAATTCTTTTAATTGACTTTTTTATGCTAACAATCTGATTTTCTCCAGTTTtgatgtttttgaatttgttgttGATTATTGTTTCCAATACATTTAATATAGAATGTATGTCTGTCTCTACAGTTTCCTTTGATTTTTCAATCTTTGTTTTATCCACGACAACTGCTAAACTTTTTATTCCGGTACATTTTGAATGAACGGTGGAAATACATTCATCACAGCAAGGCATTAAATGACCAGGGCAGTACAAGTTAAGCTGTTGACCGTGTTTGTCACATTCTGTTTTAATGGCTTGGATGGAGGGTTTATAACTTTTGGTATCAATAGTTTTATGATCACATGTTCCTTTGGATCTTTTGTGATGCTTTAAACAGGTTGAGCATAATCCTTCATCACAGTTGTAACACCAGATGTCAGCTTTAGTGGTTACTTCCCCTTTATGGCAAGGTCCACATAGTATAGGTTTACTGGATGCCATTACCTgaacatatacaaataaaaaaatacataaggtTGCTTTTCAAATTCCTTACAGTTTATTCGTTACctgttaaaaattgttaaaaagtagaAAAGTCTAAAGAAAAGTATGACCAAATTCAGACAACGAATCAGAGCTATTGCGGACTTAAGCTTACGGTTATGCACTACAGTTAATTTTGAGATTTTAAGTTGCAAAcgtaaaattttattatttgtaatatcaAACTGCTATTTTTAACAGATATATAATTTTATGGTGGggtatttgtgaaaaataccAATCACAGGACTGTGAAACTTCCCGAGCCATTAGGTGAGGTAAACTTGGTCCACAGACTGGTATTTTTCATAATACCCCTctataacatgatatatctgatTAATATCACAGAAGAGATTTGATTATAACTCTCTGTAAGGAAATGCTTTAAACTAGTAAGTTGTAATCCATAAATATATTAATGCATAGATTGGAGGAAAAGTAGAGACTATCAAAGCATTGTAAGAATATAACAAGAACTTGTATGTGTTAGCGCTGTCTCTATGTAACGCCATGTCTGAATAGTTTTGGCAGGAAACCGGAAAAAACTTGCCGGGGTAAAAAGGGAATATCCAAAATAGCAAATAACATGATGTGGA
This genomic window from Mytilus galloprovincialis chromosome 9, xbMytGall1.hap1.1, whole genome shotgun sequence contains:
- the LOC143046355 gene encoding uncharacterized protein LOC143046355, whose amino-acid sequence is MASSKPILCGPCHKGEVTTKADIWCYNCDEGLCSTCLKHHKRSKGTCDHKTIDTKSYKPSIQAIKTECDKHGQQLNLYCPGHLMPCCDECISTVHSKCTGIKSLAVVVDKTKIEKSKETVETDIHSILNVLETIINNKFKNIKTGENQIVSIKKSIKRIRQEINKHLDHLEKKLCQETDTIWNQEKSTATDFISEIEAKKKNLKEMKEHLQTVTTHTSKLQSFLGVHQIDQQVHQCQRYVEDLENDERTKEVDIKMKQNDEIEKILSKLESLESLGEVIVIKTEVAMKIEISVGTKPQVELHEQSNINSMTMNIETEIEINIKKVISDMICLMDGRVIVVEDLGKVNLLTSDGKLQKQLCIPGGAKSITQINQNTIAITYPGERVIKIFNMENEKVTKVITLDKRCYGLSFFNNSMAVGLSNDEIRIIDLEGNTLKSIQVDSKSLLSNLVYCNDRVIYSDFNGGAVYCYDGSGKQMWKYTQDLTGPEGLCTDTYGYIIVVDNITNRVVVISKDGQESKVLIGKEDGLKNPYCICFKHNESSGFICDRYSNYLTKFNLTYR